The DNA sequence TTGTGCATTCACACTCTCTTAATGAGGGGTGTTCAGTCTTATTCAAAAAGGGCCAATGTGGGTgcactaacacacctgattctacttaacTACATTCAAAAACTGTTAATAAGTCCAATGAGGTGTCGTAGTGTTGAGCTACAGCAAAAACCTGTGCCATTTTCTGATTAAATTGAACACGCCGTAGTTTAGCGCacgtgaatgcagaagagaagaTATGGACACCACCAGCTAGCATGAGAAAAATTCAACATTTCCAGCCTTAATTATTATACTTTTCAAAGTCAGAGGTTTTGGAGATGCGAGGTCTCTAAACTAAAAGAACGGGGGAATGGGTTGGTGGATGGACACTATGTGTTTACATTATGTGTTAATAATGTGGGTATCAGGGAGCTTGGGGGTAAAGTACCTTGCATCGTACCACCAAGGCCGTCAGGGTCAGGGCTCTGTCGGTCTCGTCCACTCCCAGTCTGTCCTCCGGCTGCTTCCCCTCCGACCCCTTCCCCGCCACGCCTTTCTCCTCGGCACTCGTCCTCttcccttcctcttcctcctcctcctcctcctcctcctcctcagactTCAGGCTCCTCTCGCTCTCCTCCGGGGACTCCCTCTCCTCCGTGGAGTCCTCGGCCGTGCTCTCGCTCTTCTCCTCCGCCTCCCCGCCCTCCTTGCTGTCCGCCAGGGGAGAGCGCACCCTGGTGGCGGCGTCGCAGGTCTCCCCGCGCAGCCGCGTGATGTTGCCCTCCAGGAGGCGCCGCTGCACGATGCTGTGTGGCTGCtgtggaaggaggaggaggaggaggggcgggggaacgACGGCTCGCTCAGACAAACGCCGTGATATCCACTGTTTCATTACAAATGTTACTCATAATACACATTCACCGCTGTTACCGGGATTAGGGGGTTTGTGGCTGGACTATGCACTCGATTCAACAGTGTTTGTGTCATGCGTATAGCCCTAGTGTAAGCCCTAGTTAACTGCCAGTTGCCAGAGAAGAACAGATTACCAGGAAGCACACTGATTCTTGCACACAGAATATTGACTGAATAAGTGTGATAAAATTCCCAGGTATTGGAGCTGTATATTTAGAAGACATAATGTTTAAACTATACAGAACAGATATTTATTGACCTATGATTTAATGTGATATCAATGTTTGGCTGAAAGGTGTCAGGTGagcagggtctgtaaatcatttcaaagaggagtgaatgtgcgtcGAGTCATGGAGAAACAAGGTCAGGCCACACAAACAAAGTGAAGAACATCAATAAAGCCATGGGGAGATTTCAGTTTGGAGGCCATGACGAATTGCCAGaatgctgcagttctgcaggggACATGATGACAACAGACTGTTATGTATAGTCATGTTTTTTAAAGGAGAACTGGCTGttttcatgattttattttggatttttcCAGTGTGGATATTCCAGCTAAAACTAATGTGCGTATGGGCAGAATTCATGTTATAAAAGCTCCATACTAGGCACCTTATACTGCAGAGACTGGTGTTGGTGGAAAAGTTGAGGAGCTCAGGTAATGACAGGAGCTCTCTGAGAGGATGAGTCAGGAACGGGTTTTGTGTCCCCCCTCCTCACTCGCCATGGTCCACCAGCCTTCTCCACCCAACCATCGCAGCACACAGATGCACCCACAGGCCTGGCTATTTATAGATCAGATCAAACCCTCCAACAGCCCTCCTCTACGCACCTGTGAACACCTTACATCAGGCGATGTCCTCTGGAAATGTTAACAAATGCACGCCATCCATATGCTCCATGAATATTTTAATCTATAAATTATGTATGACTTGAACTAGAACTTCCAATGAACTTAGAATGTGAAGACAGATCAGAGTTGTGTCAGACTAATAAAAAACCGGAACCTTGTACTgttcccctgatcctcctgttCTTCCCAAAAAGCCATATGCACTGCTTCATTTATATGCAGTGCCTGGATGGCATCCTCATTACTCCCATAATGCTGCTTTCCTACCTTCTGCTGTCTGGAGCATTCCTGCTTTCACCGTGAgaggtgcatgatgggacaCAGTCATCCCCATTATCCTCGCTCTCTATCCGATTTGCTCATCTTCGAAAGCTCCGCCGCTATCTCCGCTCTGCCATCACACTCACGAGAGAAAAAGCCGGGCAATTTTGTGACTAAAATTCCGCCCTTCAGGTGGCCTATCTCCGAAAGACAATCATGCTCTGGAATTAATTTTCTCTGTAGCACCTATATGAGGATAATGGTAATGGGACTCATTCAAAAGCTCATCTTCTCCAACCCTTAGGACCTGGGTAGCAGGCGATACAAAGACTGCTGAAAGTTGAAGTTGAAACTCAGATGGAATAATAATGGCTAACCACAGCCATCACTGGATGCCACCTCCTCACGCTAGGCACTAGTGTAGCATATTGGTAAGGGCCCGGGGCTCATGGAGGGTAGCCCAGGGATGGGAGGCTTTCAGTGGGCTGGTGCGCTCTGGAGGAGAGCCTGTGGTTGCCCGTGCTCTCACAAATCAATAGCAGAGGTTATagcaatatatactgtatatatagttAGGCATCCCAAATTGAAGAGACACAAgtgacaaaagaaaaagaatcatGCTTTTCTTTCCTGTGCCTTTTGGGAAATTATTGATGTGTACGGGTCTGAATACAAAGACCTTAGTACAAAGCAGTCTCCACCATGTTGCATATGTTTCCCCTTCAGGCAAAAGGCGTACATGTACCCTTATCCTGGTGGACAAGATGAAACAGACCCTGTGGGGTCCTATGAGTCATGTTTCCTGTGCACACACATTGTATGATGCATTCAGTACAAATAGCCGTGGGTTATTTGCAGTATGGATGGGGCCAGGAAGGGGGTtggcgtgtctgtgtgatgGACTCAGCTGGGCAGGGAAGGCCAGGGTACTATAAATGTCCGTGGCTCAGGTCCATCGTCTGTGACGAATTTGGACGGGGTGAAAAAGAGCTACGCTGGATATCTCTGTTTTTTCAGAGACAGGGTGAACGTTCTCAAAAGTGGGAAGCCGTTGCAGCAGTTAAAGTCTCCACCCAGCCCGTCTGAGCCTCTGAGAGTGTCAGGGAGTAGTGAGAGGGATATGATGGAGAGGGGGACGTCATCTGCAAATAAGGCAGCAAATTAAATGTCATGCTGCTGTTTTGATGCACAATATCTTGAAGCCATTAGGATGTTGTTAcccatttttatattgtatCAAGGCACCAGGGTAGCataaataatccctctgaatACGAACTGATATAATGAAAGGAGGAGGAAATTGAGCAGGGAAATAaagcaagagaaagagacagtgagagagtgtgagagcgagagggggaaagagagggagggagagggagcgagataatgtgtgagagagagggagagagagattgagagaaagagggagagagagtgtatgtgtgtgtgtgagagagagagagagagttcagtGCCCTGTGCTGGTTTAATAACACCTCTGCATGCCCTGCCATGCCTCACTGCcccttctccatcccccctgCCCTCAGCGTGTAATTGCCCTCCCCTGCAATACTGAGAGTGACATCTACATCAACACTCTGATTGATATCTCTGCCTCTGCAACACATCTGCAACACATCtctgcatgcacgcacgcacacacgcatacacacacgcacacacacgctctctctctcacaaacacacacacacacacacacactctctcacacacactcgctcacacacacacacacacacacacaccaacccctCCTCACAGTCAGCAGTcattcttcctccctccctgtgccgTATCACGCAGGCTGCAGCAATATTTGCACTGTGAACCATGAAGaaaatagagggagggagagagagagagagagagagaaagagagcaacaCCCTGACTGTGACAGACATAGTAACGGGTCATCTACCTCTGACACACAACTCTAATGCTCCCCCTCCCAGGAGCAATCACTCAAGTCTCTCAGACCCATACGTCACAACAACCGTTCTTCCAGTGCATTCTATGGATACCACACAATCGCACACCCTCACAGCCCACCTCTGATATTCCTGAGTGTATGACAGAGCGGAGTGATCCTGAGGCACATAGGCCAACTCTCCTGCCCAAGCCTTTGGTGAAAACCTGATTTAAATTCCCCAATGCCGCCTGTCTGTTCTCTGTGACTGCGGCTCTGCGTTTGTCATGAAATGGAGCCCTGTGTGGTGCTTCAGGGAAATGAGAATGGAGGTGATTCATTTTCTCTTCGCTTACATTAGTGGTGTCATTTGCTTAATCAGGAAATGTGTAACACTGCCCCTGCATTAATAATTAAACCTCCTTGGTCTGGGAATAAACAGAGGAAGATAATCACAGTAAGATAATGGGGAAGATGGAAGTTGATGGATTGGGATGCCTAGTGAATTATCAACTTATCATTTATCTCTTGGGACTTTGTGATTACCTTCAAGCATTCAAATTATTGACTGATTAACAGATCAATAGAGTATAGTATAGAATAacagtatagtatagtgtaGTATATTATAGTTTAGTATCGTAGAGTATTAATATTACTGTAATATTATGGTACACTGGTGTATACTGGCATACTGTGCTGATGCAGGATAAATGTCATCATATGACTGTGGATTTGTTGATCTTAATTCGAGGTTTAGAAAACTTTTATTGGATTTGTTAAGGATATGACTGAGGCCTTAACTCAGGTCTCTGCTGAATATAAAGATCGAGATAACCTGAATTAGTCAAATGGCAGGACAGGAGAGGCTGAACACAGGATGTGGGAAGGGAAGGAATAGTGAGAGAAAGATTGTGAGCAAGAATATTAGCAAGACATGAAAGGGAGCAGGTACGGAGAGGGTCAAACAGTTAGAACAAGCAACAGGTTGGGCTGCTTCCCCCACTAATAGAAAAACCTGCTTAGGCCACTTTTAATCATTACTTGTATATCTCTTCCCTGCCACCCAGGAGTGACTGAGCCGTAGCAAATTGATTCTGACGGCCATGAACATTACTGCTTCTCTGTGGTCAAAAGGTAGCCAGCCAGCTGCTGCCAATTTCAATCAAGTCTGTGTTATAGTGAGGCCACCATATGGAAACTGTGTTCCCAAGCAGAGTCTGTGATTTAGTGTGGGCACCGTATGGAAACTGTGTGTCCCACGCAGAGTCTGCTTAATTGGGCTGTTGGCCAGCAGTCatataaatattcattcatACACTTATTTTAATATCAAATGCGGTGGACGTGTTTATCCATCCATATACCTCAGAGGACGCATGCCGTGACTTGTCACATGGACAGACACAAGTCCTAGCATGAGTTAAAAACTAGGCTTCTGAGTTCTGCTAGCGGAGGAGATTTTGTTCAGCTGTTGAGTGGCTCACAAAGCTTGACCCCCAtgtggagaggaggaagaagacgCAGAAATCCTCTGTCTCCGTCTGCCTTCAGTCTCCCCCGAGTTGCCAGCAGTGTACAGAGATTGCTGAGGCTAGGCATTGCGCTGGGTCACCTAGCATGGTTGTTTTATCTGTTTTAGATTCATGCCCTGTAGGCCCcagcagattttttttatattcatgtggCTAGGCCTTTGAAAATGTCCTTCAGGGAAGGTGACCATCATAAAATATGCAGAACTCAGCCACAGCACATGGACAGGAGCCAGTAGCTGGGAAACGCTAATGCCTCTATTTGTCCCGTTCCCCCTTTGAGTTTGATCATTCTCTACATGGCGACCCATAAATTATGGCAATGACAGGAAATCTGGCATTCGGTCAGACAGTTGAGAAGATTGTGCAAAATAACAGTTTAAACACAGGGCAGCAGAATCACAACTGTGAAATTGTCATTATTACCAAAACCAAGCTCTCCTTCATACCTGTTTTCACTGGCAGATGGCACCCCACTATCAGCTGTCTAATCACTTCAGTTTGCAACAATGACAATAATCTACACCTACTCTATATAATTTGTCTTACTCTGCTAAAATACAACAACATTTCCTGCTCTCAAACAACTCAACAACCACAAACCACAATATAACAGTCAATTAAATCACTGTAATATGCACAGTATATACTGTTTGTCCTTCATTTGTATTACTGGTATTTCATAATCATAGGTATATTcatgtatttctgttttttactgaataaactttgaaaatatattgcttaaaataaccttttagcaCTCCCCTATTATATTATTGGGATTGTACCATTGGACCCTTGGCTCTAAATTGGACAGTACAGACTCAGTGTGTCCCAGACTGGGTGTCAGAACCACATGCTGTTGGTCGGTGGTGATCCAGCTTTAAGTGGAAACATCAAACACACTGAGGTCCATTATGCTGGACCCATCTGGTCCTGTGTAGTCTTGCCTGGTCTAATGTAATCTTCTGTCATGGCAATCACCCTCCCtggtctctgctctgtgtcctgacctctcctccctcccctcagaGGAAAGAGTAACTGCCATGTTGGCTGGTTATCAGACGCCATTATTATatcattagattacattacacatGGATTATTATAAGGGatgtctgcgtctgtgtcttcttgattacatttttacataatattttattatattttatgcaaTACTTTTGTATTCCTCTGACTAACACTGACGTTCTCTGTTTTTGCAAGTCCATCTTCATGAAATAACCTACTAACCGatcgtaatgtaatgtacagtaatgcaaTAGACCACTACTGGACCCAGTGGACCCTGAAAAACAGGTATGTAGGAAAGCTTGTTTTTGGTCATAATGTCAATTTCAGAAGTTTTGATTATGCTGCTTTGTGCTCAAGCCGGAAAATGTTTGTGAGCAGTCAGGTTCTTCGTCATTCTCGTTTTTGCACCACCCTCCCGACTGTCTGATTGGATCCCAGATGATTCTAGAACACCACTGGACCCAGTGGTGGTCCAgctgactaagacaacatgctGTGCTCTGTCTGGAGCTTTTCTTAGCCATCCCAGGGTGTGGATGAAGAGAGCAGCGTGGTACGCTGGCACATCCAGCGGAGGCAGGAGAGAGCAGCGTGGTACGCTGGCACGTCCAGCAGAGCCAGGCCATTTACCTTTCTTCCCTTTTTTAACTCCTTTATTTTTAGCATCTTTAGCATTTTAGTAGTTCCACTCACAGCGTCTCATCACCCTGCACCATGCACAGAGCATCATCTGACAGGGTCCCTGGATGTTCCTTCCCCCGGGAGCATCTGGGGAACACCTGCTACCTGCTAGCAGGCAAGTACCCAGTTGTATAATTGGATGAgtgtaaaatgtgaaaactgtgtgagtgcgtgtgtgtgtgtgtgtacttgtgtatgtgcgtgtgtttcctGTGTAACAAAGAGACATTAGTGTGCTATATCATATATAAAGCATatcctgtctggcatcaaccaccattccacagtcaaagccacttagatcacatttatgcattcagttgttgccacatgattggctgattgcattaacaagcaggtgtacaggtctacctaataaagtgctcactgagtgtatgttcagTGCACTATGCTGTAAGTGTGACATTTTGACTCTACTCCACACAGGATTCCAGCGCTACAGTTTTCTGCTCTGTATGCTCTGGGCATGCAGACACAGCTACAAGAGCTCCCTGTGCAGAGGGGAGTCACAGACACGGACAAAAACAAGCCAAACTAGAGAAATGGTGATAAAAGGGGAAATGAGATGTTGGACCTTTAGAAGGTGTGTATATCAGCTTAACACCTCTGTCAGAATTAAGACAAAGTGCTAGCCAGTCTCTGTTTCTTTGACCTCATATTTTTACCCGTATGAGTCATGTATCGTTTAGATTAGGGGCACTATCTCCTGTGCTCTGTTAAACTTGGAAAAGGCCACTTAAACAGTCCAGAGGACACTTTTACACTCCCCACACTGAGCAGCTGGATCTGCCCTGCCAAGAACCGAGCTCATATTATACCTGGATATATAaatcatttaatttgatttgaggAAAAACATCCACATCCGCAACACATCCACAACATCAGCAACTCTGACAAGATGGATGCTCCCTTTTGCTAGCAGCCTTTACAAGCTGTGAGCAGTGACAATAAAGCAGTCAAGGCCAGAGTCTTATCCTgcactgagtgagagagaaagaaaaagtgaGCGGAATGGGGATGGATCAGGAGGAAATTATTGTCGTTACAAAGTGTGGTTGAGCAGCTGTTGTCACTTGCTGTTAGCTGTGCAGCCTGGTGCAGAGGAAAGTGAACGCTGTAAATGCACGGTATAATCGCACTGCACACAGCAGACCACACTGGGAGTCATTGAGGAGCTTTCTTGGAGAGCAGTCAGGGCGATTGGGTGCTTGCCATATAATAAATACTGTGGCAGGAGATGACAGAGGGGCAATAAAGCTGTTATTACagggacccccctccccctcccccctcactctgcTTCTGAAGGGGGCGAGTAGGTTGGGTagagtgcttgtgtgtatgtgtgtgtgtatgtgtgtgagagagagagagagagagagagagagagagagagagagagagagagagagagagagagagggagggagggggaaagagagagagagagagaatggagggagggacagaggaggaAAGGGGAGGTTTGTGCAATGGAGGCAGATGGGGTAGGAGGGAAGGGTTGTGCATGTCAGAGACCCACAATAAATTATTGCTCTGTCTTGAATCTATTTCTGAATCAGCAGGGTAGTTGTTGTCAGTGCAATTACAATTGCAAtgcttttatatacagtattgtgtCTGATTTACAGTACTCAAGAGGTGTTTGGAAAGCCTGTGCATTGTAGCATTTAAATCTccaggtgtctgtgctgggttcAGGTGTCTGTTGTGGGATTTTATTCTCAGAGAGGGGCACCTCCAGCTGTAGAACCCAACTGTAACACACCAAAtggcattttacaaaaaaacaggaCCATACCCCCTGATAAACATGGGCACATATAATTCTAGAAACTAGGATACTGAATACTTagcatgcatatgcatatttgtgtgtgtgtgtgtgtgtgtgtgtgtgtgtgtgtgtttgagggtacatgtttgtgtgtgtgagaaatgcTGTACAAGCAGAGGACTGAGTGGTCTGTGAACAGGAACTGACAGGCTCTGTCTCACACCTTTTTGATCACAGCTACACACAGTAGAACATACAAAATAGCTCATCGGCATCTATGTGTAATCAATACAGGTGCTCAATTCACAAGGGACATGGTCAGATTCCCAATAACTATTTCAAGAAGTTATTGATTAATCAATTAGTATTCACCCATTTGTAATTGGTTTGAGGATAATACTTCCAGATATATTGCATGATTAATCTTTTTCTATAATTGGAGCATTTTGTGCAGGATGAATGCACGATTGACTGAGGTTCTATGATTGCTGTGGGTCCCTGTAGGTTTCATCTGCTCACAACATCATCCATTTCTGTCTGCCTATAATCAAAATGAccttaatcaaatcaaatcagtcCTCTCTGTGACTACAAACTGTTTATTGgtatattgatatattttttattttattacaaaatgtATGTGAACATGTCACAACTTGTATTTAAATAGATAATATGTGTGAGGTATGATGTTTTCAATGTTGCTAgatattttatccaaagtaaaaTATTAGAAGCTGTAATGACATCAGACCTCATGATGATGATTacgaataataaaaaatacaagataataattattattgctattattggTATCATCACTTTAGCTAAACACCcagtctctctcctctgtacAGGGtggcactctgagagagagagagagagagagagagagagacagagggggggggagagagagagagagggagggagagagagagaaggagagagggagagagagagatggggagagagagagagggatggagagagagagaaggagagagggagagagagagagagatgggggaagagagagagagggagggagagagagagaaagagagagggagagagggagagagagagagatggggaagagagagagagggagggagagagagagaaggagagagggagagagggagagagagacgggggggtgAAGCCTGGTGCATGGATGATTGGGAAAGGATCCCTCGGGTAGCAGTATTTCAGAGCTGAACAGCCATCGGTGACAGGAGCAGTGGGGatgtggagcagtgagggggtggggaggtggggagaggagtgagtgtgtggaggtggggagaggagtgagtgtgtggaggtggggagaggagtggggaggtggggagaggagtaagtgtgtggaggtggggagaggagtgtggaggtggagtgtggaggtggggagaggtgtggggaggtggggagaggagtaagtgtgtggaggtggggagaggagtgagtgtgtggaggtggggagaggagtgagtgtgtggaggtggggagaggagtGTGGAGGTGTACTCACCAGGTCTTTGGAGGTGCCCAGCCTCTTGAGCCCGTCCAGGGGCAGCAGGTCAGCCGAGTCCTTGTGGGAGAACTGCGTGGCCTGCTTCAGCCGCCTCTGCTGGTGGAGGATGGCCTTGTCCCTCAGCTCCAGCTCGCTCTTCTTGCTCCCGCTCATGGTCCCAGTTacagtcccagtcccagtcccagtcccgGTTCCAGTCTCAGTCACAGTCCCTTcccagtcacagtcacagtcaggaGCTTCGACACCAACGCTAAATCTAACACATCAACGTACAGCACAACACACGACAACCCAGTACTGCTCTACGACACGGGAGCCACACAGGACAACCCTCAACGGTGTGCTGAAGTAGACTAACACTGTGCACTGAAGCACAGCAAAGCTCACAACAGTGCAGCACAGTTTACAGTCTTATCCAGTCCAGTCCTCCTCTGGGCACGAGCCCCCTTCGCCCGGGATCCCCGCCTCTTTGATCTGAAGTTGCTGTTATGCTGTAGTCCTTCAGCCTCAGCGTGTTCTCCCCAGTCTCAGCTTCTTATCGTTGTTAGCATTATTGCGCTCGTATTGTATTCAAAGCACCAGGGCTTTCCTCAGGCTGGCAGCTTCTGCGTGTGGAGTGTGTTCTGCTCTTCTCCTCAGTCTGAGCAGTTTGTCCTTGCAGTGCTGCAGATACAAActgctctctctttttcccctccctcggttctctttctcactctctggtgctctctcgctctctctcctctctctctctctgtacccctATCTTTCCTGGTCTCTCATTGCAGCCCCACAGGATGAGGATTTTCTGCCTCTCCTCACAACCCATCCCTCCTACCCCTCTGCCTCCACTGCACACACCTCTCCTGtcctctgcccctccctccactctttctgtccctctctctctctctctctctctctctctctcacacacacacacacacacaggcctcctCTCCTACCCTCTCCTGCTCTGCACACGGCACTGGCGTTTTGCCATCAATTACTCCCTTCTGCTGAGGAGAACGAGGTAAACAGAAAGCAGAGAAAACAATGTTAGCCGGCTGCTGCCTGTTTAACTCCTCATCCTCTGCAGTAGGCAGGTCCACTACCATGCTGTCTCACCTctatgctaataataataataataagaagaagaagaagaagaagaagaagaagaagaagcagaagaagaagaagaagaagaagaagaagaagaagaagaagaagaaaacaaagtaTACTCACTCTTACTTATTCCCCTACACCTCCATGTTACTGGTTATTCTGTCCTGTTTGCCTATGCCTGCTACCAATGGATTGCTTCTTCTACATCAGATGCAGATTTCACAGGACAGTGCTGAAgatgacccccacacacagagcacattcAGGGCTACTCCAGGCCTTGCACGATTATGCCTTGAGGGCATTTAACAGACATAGCAGCTTAGTAGCAGATTAGTTTGTTTGTCATTTCCCTGTATCGTGTATGTATCCGTGTTCGCCTCTGGGCTCCTGTTGCTGTGTATGCACAGGTACTCCATATAAAGgcagtctgtgtctgtcaggGGCAGAGGAACAAAACACTGATTAATCGATGTGGTATTTCCCTCGTGAACTGTGGGTCAGGGAAGGAAGGAGGTTGGTAAATGCGTAGTTTGTGGTATTTGTTCATATGTTTATGTAGATTTTTGGTATATTAAGAGAGGTGTCTTGTATTATAAAATCATTTCAATTGTCATGCCAATTATAGTGTGATTAGATGAATggtgaaaatgagagagagagggatggttgTGATAAAAATCAATAAGccacatgaataaaataataggtTCTTGCATAATGCATTATACCCTTTGTCTCGCTTTTACCATTAGATAGATTGTTTTAATGAATCCTTTGTGGGGAAACATCAAATGCTCACAGCAGAGAAGCATGACGGTTCTTCTGTT is a window from the Conger conger chromosome 8, fConCon1.1, whole genome shotgun sequence genome containing:
- the nrip2 gene encoding nuclear receptor-interacting protein 2 gives rise to the protein MSGSKKSELELRDKAILHQQRRLKQATQFSHKDSADLLPLDGLKRLGTSKDLQPHSIVQRRLLEGNITRLRGETCDAATRVRSPLADSKEGGEAEEKSESTAEDSTEERESPEESERSLKSEEEEEEEEEEEEGKRTSAEEKGVAGKGSEGKQPEDRLGVDETDRALTLTALVVRCKCCEAEVKASINTGCQHNSISSSCCRRLGLVPAPEGQAYEQTVGHRPVGSTRLPRTVEGLQLQLGRERTQCSACVVEDEVFELTLGLHTLLELKCCVDLSSRVLRLAASGEELPFLDMQTEVQFHHDNNKNTTM